A region from the Desulfuromonas acetexigens genome encodes:
- a CDS encoding formylglycine-generating enzyme family protein produces the protein MLKRFVYLGILLLGLLVQPPVTTAGDCDAKMPVAVVEFDVMGELGIPDAGAIIAEWMISALGRTRAFDLKERVLLKKVLEEQQLAASGLLDDQAAAEIGKIYGVSGVVSGGVLRWGKTLSVTARLIDTTTGTILRTSDIKVENPDQIPGRMDELARALVIEEESVKPPSAPEPVAASPVATGDVVTGEVPKQAQMGQVWKDETRGHEFVWIEGGCFTMGQSEQEKARVIREEGEALYRKNYADEAPPHKVCVDGFWMGRFEVTNAQFKNFKTDHDSGSYKGLSMNGAALPVVNVSWQQARDYADWLTQQQGGERKFRLPTEAEWEFACRAGTSWERFWGDESDQSCKFANVYDRVAQKSDPCPWQKHDCDDEFVATAPVGNYFPNPFGLYDMLGNVWEWTVDGYSPDAYKSHARSNPLHTEGETKVRRGGSWADSPGSVRCGNRGKRSPDRESNQVGFRLVME, from the coding sequence ATGCTGAAACGATTTGTCTATCTGGGAATCTTGCTGCTCGGCTTGTTGGTACAGCCGCCGGTGACGACCGCGGGAGATTGCGATGCCAAGATGCCGGTGGCGGTGGTCGAGTTCGACGTCATGGGCGAGCTCGGCATTCCCGATGCCGGGGCGATCATTGCCGAATGGATGATCAGCGCCTTGGGGCGTACCCGCGCCTTCGATCTCAAGGAACGGGTGCTGCTGAAAAAGGTGCTGGAAGAGCAGCAGCTTGCCGCCAGCGGCCTGCTCGACGACCAAGCCGCCGCCGAGATCGGCAAGATTTACGGCGTCTCCGGCGTGGTCAGCGGCGGCGTGCTGCGCTGGGGCAAGACCCTGTCCGTTACCGCCCGACTCATCGATACCACCACCGGCACGATTCTGCGCACTTCCGACATCAAGGTGGAAAATCCCGATCAGATCCCCGGACGCATGGACGAACTGGCCCGGGCGCTGGTGATCGAGGAGGAATCGGTGAAGCCCCCGTCGGCGCCCGAGCCCGTCGCCGCCTCGCCGGTGGCGACGGGGGATGTCGTTACCGGCGAGGTGCCGAAGCAGGCTCAAATGGGGCAGGTCTGGAAGGACGAGACCCGTGGCCATGAATTCGTTTGGATCGAAGGCGGCTGTTTTACCATGGGCCAGTCCGAGCAAGAAAAGGCGCGGGTCATCCGCGAGGAGGGGGAGGCGCTGTATCGGAAGAACTACGCCGACGAGGCGCCGCCGCACAAGGTCTGCGTGGACGGTTTCTGGATGGGGCGTTTCGAGGTCACCAACGCCCAGTTCAAGAACTTCAAAACGGATCACGACAGCGGCAGCTATAAAGGTCTGTCCATGAACGGCGCCGCCCTGCCGGTGGTCAACGTCAGCTGGCAGCAGGCACGGGACTACGCCGACTGGCTGACGCAGCAACAGGGGGGGGAACGCAAGTTTCGATTGCCCACCGAAGCCGAATGGGAATTCGCCTGCCGCGCCGGCACCAGTTGGGAGCGCTTCTGGGGGGACGAGTCGGATCAGTCCTGCAAATTCGCCAATGTCTACGACCGGGTGGCGCAAAAGAGCGATCCCTGCCCCTGGCAGAAACATGACTGCGACGACGAGTTCGTCGCCACCGCCCCGGTCGGCAACTATTTCCCCAACCCCTTCGGGCTTTACGACATGCTCGGCAACGTCTGGGAATGGACGGTGGACGGCTACAGTCCCGACGCGTACAAGAGTCATGCCCGCAGCAACCCGCTGCACACCGAAGGCGAAACCAAGGTCCGCCGCGGCGGCAGCTGGGCCGATTCCCCCGGCAGCGTCCGCTGCGGCAATCGCGGCAAACGCTCCCCCGACCGGGAGAGCAACCAGGTCGGGTTCCGGTTGGTGATGGAATAG
- a CDS encoding DUF4824 family protein encodes MKRLHLWPALALVLAVNAFALTGVVRNRAGEPEAAMTLSERELWLLGGSGHEENSGVALRLQWDRHASTQDWFNAEKMAELGIKKPEKPEGSETIRWPQAKKIFVVFEYEGESWRRFKEEKERKIAELNEALARGEEREPSRMSIDGEIRSLKKDLSFESRLIPVDAGLDPGSLRDRYPDNRRYLIVSALARAATSYVDGGEAVKVRTGEIDALLVSELHVPLKLTAPLHGLAPSGSLLNYRHDQPDAPPEPRYAVDVRWGRRFEPWVTAVRRIDKEAE; translated from the coding sequence ATGAAACGCCTGCATCTTTGGCCGGCCCTGGCCCTGGTCCTCGCGGTCAACGCCTTCGCCTTGACCGGCGTGGTGCGCAATCGCGCCGGTGAACCCGAGGCGGCGATGACCCTCAGCGAACGGGAACTCTGGCTGCTCGGCGGCTCCGGGCACGAGGAGAACAGCGGGGTTGCGTTGCGGTTGCAATGGGACCGACACGCCTCCACCCAAGACTGGTTCAACGCTGAGAAGATGGCTGAACTCGGAATAAAGAAACCGGAAAAACCCGAAGGTTCCGAGACGATCCGCTGGCCCCAGGCGAAAAAAATCTTTGTCGTGTTCGAATATGAGGGCGAGTCTTGGCGGAGGTTCAAGGAGGAAAAAGAACGGAAAATAGCGGAACTGAATGAAGCCCTGGCGCGCGGGGAAGAACGTGAACCGTCCCGAATGTCAATCGACGGGGAGATTCGATCCCTGAAAAAAGATCTCTCTTTTGAATCCCGGCTGATTCCCGTCGACGCCGGCCTAGATCCCGGTTCATTGCGGGACCGCTACCCGGACAACCGTCGGTATCTGATCGTTTCGGCCCTGGCGCGGGCGGCCACCAGCTACGTCGACGGAGGGGAGGCCGTCAAGGTCCGTACCGGGGAAATCGATGCCCTGCTCGTTTCCGAGCTGCACGTTCCCCTGAAACTGACCGCGCCCTTGCATGGCCTCGCCCCATCGGGAAGCCTCCTCAATTATCGCCACGATCAGCCGGACGCGCCGCCCGAGCCGCGCTACGCGGTCGATGTTCGCTGGGGGCGGCGGTTCGAGCCCTGGGTGACGGCGGTGCGGCGGATCGACAAGGAAGCGGAATAG
- a CDS encoding ABC transporter substrate-binding protein produces MSLRLSIRLAMAAFFFACFGVVFYVGWQRPTIFVLHSYDKDYAWTREVDAGFARVLKAQSWVRINPYYMKTKGTKDKDYLRRAGLAARRAIDAAAPDVLIAVDDPAQELVARHYVDHPRLRIVFAGVNGGVEEYGYPSAQNVTGILERKPAEAIAECLRFLDRDRNRTARVMLLCDTSSSAVSDAEYLAGCAWEGLDYRGARHVDSFAEWQAAVAELTGQVDYLLVGGYRQLSSADDYGKMVPATEVMTWTETHAAMPVVGMNVFNAEDGAMLAIGVSPFEQGEVASELALTLLETGQAAFELPVRLSNQYVIALRKSALERRGLEVPRIFEAFARATNNYFD; encoded by the coding sequence ATGAGCCTGCGCCTGTCCATCCGTCTGGCTATGGCGGCCTTTTTTTTCGCCTGTTTCGGGGTGGTTTTCTACGTCGGCTGGCAGCGCCCCACCATTTTCGTGCTGCACAGCTACGACAAGGATTATGCCTGGACCCGCGAGGTCGACGCCGGATTCGCCCGGGTTCTCAAAGCCCAGAGCTGGGTGCGGATCAACCCCTACTACATGAAGACCAAGGGGACCAAGGACAAGGACTATCTGCGCCGTGCCGGGCTGGCGGCGCGGCGCGCCATCGACGCGGCGGCCCCCGACGTGCTCATCGCCGTGGATGATCCCGCCCAGGAACTGGTCGCCCGCCACTACGTCGATCATCCCCGTCTGCGCATCGTCTTCGCCGGGGTCAACGGCGGCGTCGAGGAGTACGGCTATCCCAGCGCGCAAAACGTGACCGGCATCCTCGAGCGCAAACCCGCCGAGGCCATCGCCGAATGCCTACGCTTTCTCGACCGCGACCGGAACCGGACGGCGCGGGTCATGTTGCTCTGCGACACCTCCTCCTCGGCGGTTTCCGATGCCGAATATCTTGCCGGCTGTGCTTGGGAAGGGCTCGACTATCGCGGCGCGCGGCACGTCGACAGCTTCGCCGAATGGCAGGCGGCGGTGGCGGAGCTGACCGGACAGGTCGACTACCTGCTGGTCGGCGGCTATCGCCAGTTGAGCAGCGCCGACGATTATGGAAAAATGGTTCCGGCTACGGAGGTCATGACTTGGACGGAAACCCACGCCGCCATGCCGGTGGTCGGCATGAACGTCTTCAACGCCGAGGACGGGGCGATGCTCGCCATCGGCGTTTCCCCCTTCGAGCAGGGGGAGGTCGCCTCGGAACTGGCGCTGACCCTTCTCGAAACCGGGCAGGCCGCCTTTGAGTTGCCGGTGCGGCTCTCCAACCAGTATGTCATCGCCCTGCGCAAATCGGCCCTAGAGCGACGTGGCCTCGAAGTGCCGCGGATTTTCGAGGCCTTTGCCCGGGCGACCAATAATTATTTTGACTGA